The Armatimonadia bacterium genome includes a window with the following:
- a CDS encoding carbohydrate ABC transporter permease: MEDFLEEKQQRAASLFKRRSRWQTVGTIAGYAVLSIAALTMMIPFLWQVATSLKPLAEVQSGQFLPQQWKFGNYAEVIRTIPFGRYYFNSLFVALWVTFGQVLTSALAAYAFARVHWKWRDRVFMLYLATLMVPGLVTLIPNYWVMTNLHLINTYTVLILPACFSAYGTFLLRQFMLTIPRSLDEAAEMDGATHWQIFWDVVMPLARPGLIVLAIFTFMGNYQSFFWPLVMIKDEYLRTLPIGLLYFDSSYGRETTLLMAASVMAMVPLVILFVAGQKFFVKGIQLGAVKG, from the coding sequence ATGGAAGACTTCCTTGAGGAGAAACAACAGCGCGCGGCGTCCCTGTTCAAAAGGCGCTCACGCTGGCAGACCGTGGGGACTATCGCCGGCTATGCGGTTCTGAGCATCGCCGCCCTGACGATGATGATCCCCTTCCTCTGGCAGGTGGCGACGAGTCTCAAGCCGCTGGCTGAGGTGCAGTCCGGGCAATTCCTGCCCCAGCAGTGGAAGTTCGGCAACTACGCCGAGGTAATCCGGACGATCCCCTTTGGTCGCTACTACTTCAACAGCCTGTTCGTGGCCCTGTGGGTCACCTTCGGGCAGGTGCTCACGAGCGCCCTGGCAGCCTATGCCTTCGCGCGTGTGCACTGGAAGTGGCGCGACCGCGTGTTCATGCTGTACCTGGCGACCCTGATGGTCCCCGGCCTGGTGACGCTGATCCCGAACTACTGGGTGATGACCAACCTGCACCTGATCAACACCTACACCGTCCTCATCCTCCCGGCCTGCTTCAGCGCCTACGGGACCTTCCTGCTGCGCCAGTTCATGCTGACCATCCCCAGGAGCCTCGACGAGGCGGCGGAGATGGACGGCGCTACCCACTGGCAAATCTTCTGGGATGTGGTGATGCCGCTGGCGCGTCCGGGGCTGATCGTGCTGGCGATCTTCACCTTCATGGGCAACTACCAGTCCTTCTTCTGGCCCCTGGTCATGATCAAGGACGAGTACCTGCGCACGCTGCCCATCGGCCTGCTGTACTTCGACAGCTCCTATGGCCGCGAGACGACGCTGCTGATGGCGGCGTCGGTGATGGCGATGGTGCCGCTGGTCATCCTCTTCGTGGCCGGCCAGAAGTTCTTCGTGAAGGGCATCCAACTCGGGGCTGTGAAGGGATAG
- a CDS encoding Gfo/Idh/MocA family oxidoreductase, producing the protein MTTLRIAMVGAGFAADFHTNSFRQVRGVDAQVVAVTSRRPESARDFAQRHQVPEVFDSLGELLAKTQVDVVDLCVPTNQHVPMAIQAAKAGKHVIVEKPLTGYCGEPDTPEDELIGNTVPRSHMQQRVMEQCAELDEVLQTSGVKLCYAENWVYAPTVQKARRLMEQSGGTVLRMVAEESHPGSHASYAKYWRLAGGGSLLRTGSHPIGGVCYMKQAEGLAKVGKPIRPRHVVAETAFLTRIESFAQEPTRYLKTGLVDCEDWGSALITFEDGSVAEVCSSDVVLGGVYNHLDVFLSTGRLQCKINPQDACMAYGPWEGAWGEEYLAEKTSTRAGWSYPAPDEDWVNGYQQEIQDFVEAVTQDRTPLSGWMLARDVTAVIFAAYVSAAEGRRVEVPL; encoded by the coding sequence ATGACCACTCTCCGCATCGCCATGGTCGGCGCAGGATTCGCTGCCGACTTCCATACTAACTCCTTCCGCCAGGTGAGGGGCGTCGACGCCCAGGTCGTCGCCGTCACCTCGCGCCGCCCGGAGAGCGCCCGCGACTTCGCCCAGCGGCACCAGGTTCCTGAGGTCTTCGACTCCCTGGGCGAGCTGCTGGCCAAGACCCAGGTCGATGTCGTTGACCTGTGCGTGCCAACTAACCAGCATGTCCCGATGGCGATCCAGGCGGCCAAAGCGGGCAAGCACGTGATCGTCGAGAAGCCGCTCACCGGCTACTGTGGCGAGCCGGACACACCCGAGGACGAGCTCATCGGCAACACCGTCCCGCGCAGTCATATGCAGCAGCGGGTGATGGAGCAGTGCGCCGAGCTGGACGAGGTGCTGCAGACCAGTGGTGTAAAGCTGTGCTATGCGGAGAACTGGGTCTACGCGCCGACGGTGCAGAAGGCCCGGCGGCTGATGGAGCAAAGCGGCGGCACGGTCCTGCGCATGGTGGCCGAAGAGTCTCACCCGGGCTCCCATGCCTCCTATGCGAAGTACTGGCGCCTGGCCGGTGGTGGATCCCTGCTGCGCACGGGATCGCACCCCATCGGCGGCGTCTGCTACATGAAGCAGGCAGAGGGTCTGGCGAAGGTCGGCAAGCCGATTCGGCCCCGGCACGTGGTGGCAGAGACTGCCTTCCTGACGCGCATCGAGTCCTTTGCGCAGGAGCCGACCAGGTACCTCAAGACCGGGCTGGTGGACTGCGAAGACTGGGGCTCGGCGCTCATCACCTTCGAGGACGGCTCCGTCGCCGAGGTGTGCTCCTCCGACGTGGTCCTCGGCGGCGTCTACAATCATCTGGACGTGTTCCTCTCCACCGGACGCCTGCAGTGCAAGATCAATCCTCAGGACGCTTGCATGGCCTACGGTCCGTGGGAGGGCGCCTGGGGCGAGGAGTACCTGGCGGAGAAGACCTCCACCCGGGCGGGCTGGAGCTACCCGGCCCCGGACGAGGATTGGGTCAATGGCTATCAGCAGGAGATTCAGGATTTCGTCGAGGCAGTGACGCAGGACCGCACTCCCTTGTCGGGATGGATGCTGGCTCGAGACGTGACCGCGGTCATCTTCGCCGCCTATGTCTCTGCAGCGGAGGGGCGTCGCGTCGAGGT